The Jaculus jaculus isolate mJacJac1 chromosome 1, mJacJac1.mat.Y.cur, whole genome shotgun sequence nucleotide sequence CCAAGTAGCAGGCTCGAGTAGCGCAAGCTTGACGTGCTGTAGAGAGCAGCACAGGCAGCCCCTGGCCTCGGGCCCGGCCCCGTCCTCTCCCGGAGCTCCATGGAAGAATGTGAGGCCAAGCAATGTGCAGAAGTGTTTCGGGAGCCCCCATCCCATTTAGAGCCATGTGAGGGAGCATCAAATGCAAGAACCTAGGAACCCCGCCTCTGCTCCCAGCTCTTGCTGGGACACTCCTGAGCACCCGCCTTGGCCCGCGACTTTGCACCTGCCGCGGTGCAGTGCTTGCCGCActcgctgcctctctctctctttctctctctctctctctctcctttctcggGCCTCTACGTTCGTTCGTACGGCAAGCTGTCAGGAACGATCCTGGGCCAATCACTTCCACAGAGCGAGTGCTTTCGAACCAAGTAAAACAGAACTTGAATGTAGCCGCTCCTGTttctttgttgggggggggggtaggaaggTTCTCGGGTGTGGTGGGGCGGACCGGGAGCTCATCGAACTCGCGGTGGGGGGGGTATTCAAGGGGAGACCCTCAGACGAAACGTGGAGTTGTTGGAGAATTTGTGGTGGGTGAtagagggatggggagagggaagCCAGTGGTATCTCACTCTGTGGCCTCTTCCCCTACCCCAAGTTCACTGACAACCTGACTATCTTCCAAAGGCGCCCAATTTGTTCACAGACGCAGAGGAACTTCTCTGTCGGCTGCATTTAATCATCACGAATTTTCCTATTCCGCGTCCCCTTTAAGTACAGCCCGTAGTCCTAAAGATGCAAGGAACTGGATTGCGATTGGCTAGTCGGTACCTCAGCTCGGAGACACCATGGGCTGAGGCTCCCGGCTTCGGGGAGTATCCTCCCACAGGATTGGCTGCGGCTGCAGCACAGCCCGCCTCCCGCACGTGGCCCAGCCTCAGTTGGGTCGGGTAGGGGGCTGCAGGACTCGGGCGGTGTGCTTCGGAGACCATGGCGACGGCCGACCTCACTCAGATTCCCGATGTGGACATCGATTCGGATGGCGTCTTCAAGTATGTGCTGATTCGAGTCCACCCAGCGCCGCCCTCCGGGACTTCCGCCGAGGAATGCAAGGAAATCGTGCGCGGCTACAAATGGGCCGAGTACCACGGtgagggcggggcggggcctcggCGCCTCTTGGGGCGGGGCTTAGACGGGAGGGGAGGGGCCTCTGCCTGCAGCCAGGTGGAACTCGACTCTGATCCCCTCTGCTGGCGAGGCTGAGGGTGCTAATGGGTTATGTCTTAAACCAACACGCGTCCCGCCTGGCCTAGAGAAGTCAGGATCCAGGGCAAAATAGGATGCCATAGCAGAACccctttttttggcggggggggggggttcgaggtagggtttcactctagcccaggctgacctggaattcactatgtagtttcacggtggccttgaactcacagtaatcctcctacctctgcctcccaaattctgggattaaagacatgcgccaccagacccggcttttttttttttttttggtagcggGAGCGTTTTtaatcccttctccctccctgcaAACATCCTCCACTTCATCCCCGGTGCCAAGCGGGAATGGCTTTCTCCTAATGAGAATGACTGTCAGAGCTGGGGCTTCTAGTCCTAAGAATTTATTGTACAGCCTCCAAGACAAACCAGGGCATGTCCTAAGGCCACTCTCCCCACTGCAGCGGACATCTATGACAAAGTATCAGGCGAGCTGCAGAAGAAAGGCTATGACTGTGAGTGCCTGGGCGGCGGGCGCATCTCCCACCAGAGCCAGGACAGGAAGATCCACGTGTACGGCTACTCCATGGTGAGCCCCAGCCCCAAATCCCGGGTTCCTGGCCTGGCTGCAAGGCTTGCCCTTGGAACCTGGCCCTCTTGCCTGTGGAGTGTCCTCACCTGCTACTCAGGTCACCTCTTGGACTCTCCCAGTATGAGCTTCAGAGCTCTCACTCAAGCAAAGGCTGTGACGTTCCCACGACTCCCACATGGCACCCAGCATGGCTGGAGACCCACCTGTCTTGAACTGCAACCCCTTTCTGCTATGGCTCTTTTTGAGTCCCAAGCCCTTGGGGTTGAACTCGTACCCTGACCCTCATCCTCACAAGGGCTACCTGAAGGTGctgagagatgattcagtggttaaagtgcttaccttgcaaacaaggacctcagtttggatccccagcacccacataaagtacaGAGTGTGGTGGGAGTGGTCAGAGTGTTGTAGGCTGCAATACAAGTGCTAGAGAGGCAAAGACAGCAGGATTCCAGGGGTTTGCTGGCCAGTTTGAccagctgaatcagcaagctctaggttcagtgagaaacccgtgtctcaaaaataaggtggaagccggctgtggtggtgcacacctttaatcccagcactcggggggcagaggtaggaggatcgtcatgagttcaaggccaccctgcgactacagagtaaattccaggtcagcctggaccagagcgagaccctacttaaaaaaaaaaaaggtgcagaaCCAGgcatgtggcgcatgcctttaatcccagcactccagagggaaaggtaggaggatagctatgagttcaaggccaccctgagactacatagtgagttccaagtcagcctgggtgaccctgcctcaataaaataaaataaataaataaagtggagaagcaGTGGAAGAAGAAAACCTATATTGTCTTCTGGCCTACATGTGCATACGCACCTGCACATACGTGCCTATACCCATACACACAGCACAATTTAAAACACAGACCCACTGGACCCTCAGGGCTCACCTATAAAGCCCTGCTCTTCCCTCCTTTTACCGGGGTGGTCAGGGTGGGGAATTTTACTTCCTTTCCCTTGCCTGCTATTGGTGTGATGTTAGGTGGACTCCCGAAGCAAAAGGCCAGGAAGACTAGTGTCCATCTCCTCTCTAGGGTTATGGTCGTGCCCAGCACTCTGTTTCAACTGAGAAGATCAAAGCCAAGTATCCTGATTACGAGGTCACCTGGGCAGACGATGGCTACTGAGGTCTTGTGCTCAGAAGCTAAGCGGGACTGTTCTCTTGCTGGGGTTACTGCTGAAGAGCTGACCCTGTGATCTCCTGTACTCCCAGCAACACGCCACGTGCCAGGTCTCAGAAGCCAGAGGACCTGGCCCACAGGAATTAAAGCATTGTTGTCCCTGCCAGTCCCTGACTTGCATCTTGGCTTCCCTACACTCAGGTCACCACCTGGGACACCTACTCTGTCTTGAGAGGCCCTAGGGAGTATATGTGCACACTCAGCCCTTTGGGGTCTGATAAGGGGCCCCTGGGCTGCTGCTATTTATGGCCTGATTGCTCTTCCACGGAGGTGCTATCCTGAAGGACATCTGGGAGTTGGCCCCACAAGGTCTAGTGTAAGTAGCCAGTGCCTGGCCCCTCCTGGCCAGCCAAGGCCTGGGGTGTCCACAAGCGCCCTCCTTCCTGGGGCTCATCCCAGAGTTTCCAGCAGAGAAGGGCCATAGGGAGATAATACTGTCAATCTGCTCTCAGGCCTAACACAAGGACCCTGGTATTCCTGAATGACCCGCCAGCAGAGAACAATCCTTAGGGTCCTATAGACTGCACACCAACCGCCCCGAGTCACATTCATTCAGCTCTTCAAAATTCAAGTGTGCCCTAGTCCCTGGACTCTTGTCTCTGAGTTTCAGCCTCTGTCCCAGTCTCACCTCCCTGTACAAGACAGTGAATAGGGACAAGCTCAACCCCTACCCTGGGAAGCCCTAACCACAACAGTAatggtgggtgctgggggaacCTCTTGCCACACTCAGCCAGGAGGTACCTTTGTCAGCTCATTAGGTTCTGGAGACCACCTCTGCAAGCAGGCACGGCTGAGACCCTCTTTGTAATCCAGCAAACAGGCTTAGGTGAGACACTCCAGGATCACACTGAGGGAAATGTCAGCCTAGCTCCAGGTAACCAGTTCCTGGAAGTTTTCAGTCTTCCTACCTTGACTGGCTCTTTTCCTGGACAAACAGAGGCTCTGCCCTCACCAGGACCCTGTTCATGTCTCCAGTCACCTAGCATGTGACTGCTCAGGACAGTTTTGAAAGAGGATTACATGATGGAATGGAATCCCACAGCCTGCGTTATAGCTGGGCAAAAGGGAAGATACAAACACCCTGACTTGAGGCTTTTTTCTCCCCGGAACTTGCAGCTGTCCTTGGTCCCCTGAGCTCAGGGCAGAGGCAGCTTGTGAGCACATGCTAAGCAGTCACATGTAGCCACTAGGCAGGCTGCCCTCACCTCCTTGACCTGTACCAGAGTGGGCCTGAAGGCCCCAACAGAGACTCAGTCCTGCTGGCCGGGTCCAGGCCCTCTACATTCCAGTGGAAGCCTCCCTGAggcagggcagggctgggtggaTATGCAGGATGGCCAGGACCTGACCTTTGGTCAAAAGAAGTGAAGTAGGTGGGAGCTGACCTTGAGCTGGAGGCCCCTTTCTGGGTACATTTTTACAACCGGATGCTTGGCCTGTCATCACTGGGTGGGACCCAGTCAAGGGGCTGTAGACATAAAGGAGTTGAGTCCCCTCCAGTGAGAACCAAGGCAGCCTGCAGGGCCACTGCGGGCTGATAACTGGACAAAGTCTCCACGTCTCACTATCCTTGGGCCCTGCTCCCTCCAGCCTGCCATGAGCCTGCTCAGCTACCTCTTGCCTGCCTTGGTTCTGCTCGTGGGTGAGTCTGCTGCTGCAGCTTGGGTTCCTGTTGTAGGCATTGTGGCAAGTGCAGGAGCCCACCAGATGCAAGTGTCCTGCAGTGGGGACATCCAGGACAAGTCCTCGGGGCCACAAATTATCTACCTGAGACTTCTCCTGCCTTAAATAAGAGGGCCTGAGGGGGCACCACAGATGGCCATCTGCCCATCTTCCAGCTCCTCCAGTTCCGTGCTGGGTAGCATAACGCTCCTGTGTGTTCCCTGGGGAGGGCTCCTTGTAGAGGACCCTGTTCCCCTTAAGTACTCATACCCACCCTGAAATACAGCTAGTTCTGTGAGGCCGGGTAAGCAGGGAGATGATCTGCTTGCTCCTGGCATGAAGCCCACAGTGGCAGATCTCTATAGGAGCCAGGCCCCTCCCTGCATGATTTTAGCCCTGAAGTCAGTTGACAAGTGCCCTAAGTTGTTCAACTATGGGTGTACTCAAATCGGACACTTCTGGGCAAAGGGAGATGGCCAGTCACTTTTCCCCCAGCCCACTTGGTTGTTGCTTTGCCAGCCACACTGTCCCCAGGCAAGACCTGGATCCCCAGCAACTGCAGGAGCCCCTGTGAGGCCATGTGCAATTTCGTGTGCGACTGCAGAGACTGTTCTGATGAATCTCAGTGTGGTGAGCAGGGGTCAGATGGGAATGGTAGGGCCAGTGTGAGGGCAGACT carries:
- the Phpt1 gene encoding 14 kDa phosphohistidine phosphatase; this encodes MATADLTQIPDVDIDSDGVFKYVLIRVHPAPPSGTSAEECKEIVRGYKWAEYHADIYDKVSGELQKKGYDCECLGGGRISHQSQDRKIHVYGYSMGYGRAQHSVSTEKIKAKYPDYEVTWADDGY